The sequence CCCCCCTCTCCCCGCATCTGGCATTTCCGGCTCCTCTCCTTTACAGTTGCAGGGCAATCGGTTCCGCCCCTCCGGGGGGAGGTTTTTGGAGAAGTCGAGGCACGGACATGACCACCCGCATTGGCATAAACGGATTTGGCCGCATCGGACGCAGCATCCTCCGGGCGCAACGTAAAGACCCCCTGTTCGCAGACCTGGCCATCGTGGCCATCAACGATCCCATGCCGCCCGAAACCGCACGCCATCTGCTGCACTACGATTCGGTCCACGGCAACTTCCCCGCCCAGGTCAATACCACCGGCCACGGCCTCGAAATCGACGGAGAGCCTATCTCCTATTTCGGCGCAGGTGTGCCAGAAGCCATCCCCTGGCAAGCCGCCAGGGTCGACTACGTCGTCGAAGCCTCCGGACGATTCATCCAGCCCGATGCCGTTCGCGGCCACCTCCAGGGCGGGGCCCGGCGCGTCGTGCTGACCGCCCCCGCCAACGGCGAAATGCGTACCCTGGTCATGGGCATCAACGAATCGGAATACGATCCCCGCTACGACCGCATCGTCTCCAACGCCTCCTGCAGCACCAACTGCCTGGCCCATACCGCCAAAGTCCTGCTCGACCACTTCGGCCTGGAACACGGCATGATCACCACCGTGCACGCCTACACCGCCGATCAGTCCCTGCTCGACCGACCCCATGCCGACCTGCGCCGCGCCCGCGCCGCCGGCGTCTCCATGATCCCCACCAAAACCGGCGCCGCCGCCGCCATCGGACGGGTGCTGCCCGCCCTGAAAGGCCGCCTCGACGGCCTCGCCGTGCGCGTGCCCACCCCCGATGTCTCCCTGATGGACCTGGTGGCCCAGGTCAAACGCCCCTGTTCCGTCGAAGAGGTCCACGCCGCCTATCGCGCCAGCGCCAACCGCTATCTGGGCTACAGCGACCAACCCCTGGTCTCCGTCGACTACGTCGGCAATACCCACTCCGCCGTCTACGACGCCGATACCACCCGCGTCATCGGCAACACCGTCAAGGTGATGAGCTGGTACGACAACGAATGGGGCTACGCCAACCGCGTGCTGGACCTGCTGCGCTACATGGTCGCCCGGGAACTCGCATGAGCGATACGGCGCAACCCGCCACGGAAGAGGAGGAGCTGCCGCCCCTCTCCGACGCCCTGATCGCCAACCTCCAGGAAACCGC comes from Magnetococcales bacterium and encodes:
- the gap gene encoding type I glyceraldehyde-3-phosphate dehydrogenase, which codes for MTTRIGINGFGRIGRSILRAQRKDPLFADLAIVAINDPMPPETARHLLHYDSVHGNFPAQVNTTGHGLEIDGEPISYFGAGVPEAIPWQAARVDYVVEASGRFIQPDAVRGHLQGGARRVVLTAPANGEMRTLVMGINESEYDPRYDRIVSNASCSTNCLAHTAKVLLDHFGLEHGMITTVHAYTADQSLLDRPHADLRRARAAGVSMIPTKTGAAAAIGRVLPALKGRLDGLAVRVPTPDVSLMDLVAQVKRPCSVEEVHAAYRASANRYLGYSDQPLVSVDYVGNTHSAVYDADTTRVIGNTVKVMSWYDNEWGYANRVLDLLRYMVARELA